A single genomic interval of Alcaligenes sp. SDU_A2 harbors:
- a CDS encoding ATP-binding protein, with translation MAAKRPPSKQSRIRLGLFSRSFLLLAALMLVSLGAWLQVFFSMEEGPRAAQMAQRVASVVSITRSALVYAPPAVRPALLLDLATKESLRVQPRETTDELEPLPRSNYWQHVSTEVRGALGSQTLVMWSVNNVPGVWVSFDINDDQYWLVFDREQLSLTAGIEWLGWGATALLLALIGAAVSVRFVNRPLAQLAKVAQQLARGETPNTLPEKGPAEIRDMNIAFNRMARDIRQTEADREIMLAGISHDLRTPLARMRLEIELSQVSDETRAAIDEDLAQIDHSIGQLMEYARPATAVPEHGIDVSAVLNDVYERERTHTETLGGILTASIEPNLYARISAHDLKRIVSNLIENARRYGRSPEDDRARIELSAHQQGNILEIAVKDQGMGIAQNDIQRLLRPFSRGVSARTGVSGAGLGLAIVERLLGQVGGHFELISTPSNGLTARIQLPRIRAGRNNAAPITDKEG, from the coding sequence GTGGCCGCCAAACGCCCCCCTTCCAAGCAATCACGTATCCGGCTGGGTTTATTCAGCCGGTCTTTTTTATTGCTGGCTGCCCTGATGCTGGTCAGCCTGGGGGCGTGGCTGCAGGTATTTTTCAGCATGGAAGAAGGCCCGCGCGCCGCCCAGATGGCACAACGCGTGGCTTCCGTGGTCAGCATTACCCGCTCGGCACTGGTCTATGCGCCACCGGCCGTGCGCCCTGCCCTGCTGCTGGATCTGGCCACCAAGGAAAGCCTGCGCGTGCAGCCACGGGAAACCACCGACGAACTGGAGCCCTTGCCCCGCTCCAACTACTGGCAGCATGTATCCACCGAGGTGCGCGGCGCGCTCGGCAGCCAGACCCTGGTCATGTGGTCCGTCAACAATGTACCCGGCGTATGGGTCTCCTTCGATATCAACGACGACCAGTACTGGCTGGTCTTTGATCGCGAACAGCTCAGCCTGACTGCCGGCATAGAATGGTTGGGTTGGGGAGCCACAGCATTGCTGCTGGCCTTGATCGGCGCGGCCGTCAGTGTGCGTTTCGTCAACCGCCCCCTGGCGCAACTGGCCAAGGTGGCTCAACAATTGGCACGCGGCGAAACTCCCAATACCCTGCCCGAAAAAGGGCCGGCTGAAATCCGCGACATGAATATCGCCTTTAACCGCATGGCACGCGATATCCGCCAGACAGAGGCCGACCGCGAAATCATGCTGGCTGGCATTTCGCACGATCTGCGCACGCCGCTGGCACGCATGCGCCTGGAAATCGAACTCAGTCAGGTGTCGGACGAAACACGCGCCGCCATCGACGAAGACCTGGCGCAGATCGACCACAGCATAGGCCAGTTGATGGAATACGCGCGTCCAGCGACCGCTGTGCCTGAACATGGCATCGATGTATCCGCCGTGCTCAACGACGTCTACGAACGCGAACGCACCCACACCGAAACGCTGGGCGGTATCCTGACTGCATCCATCGAGCCCAATCTTTACGCCCGCATCAGTGCCCATGATCTGAAGCGCATTGTCTCGAATCTGATCGAAAACGCGCGCCGCTATGGCCGCAGCCCGGAAGACGACCGCGCGCGCATCGAGCTATCCGCCCACCAGCAAGGCAACATCCTGGAAATCGCCGTCAAAGACCAGGGCATGGGGATCGCCCAAAACGATATCCAGCGTTTGCTGCGCCCCTTTTCCCGTGGAGTGTCCGCACGCACCGGCGTCAGTGGTGCCGGACTGGGGCTGGCCATCGTGGAGCGTCTGCTGGGCCAGGTGGGCGGCCACTTCGAGCTGATCAGCACCCCGTCCAACGGACTGACGGCGCGCATTCAGTTGCCGCGCATCCGTGCTGGTCGCAACAATGCGGCCCCTATCACCGACAAGGAAGGCTGA
- the ispF gene encoding 2-C-methyl-D-erythritol 2,4-cyclodiphosphate synthase, whose protein sequence is MTIPFRVGQGFDVHVLCEGRPLILGGVTIPHTHGLLGHSDADALLHAITDAILGAAGLGDIGRHFPDTDPRYKGADSRVLLRHAFEQVRHAGWKVGNVDATIHAQKPKIAPHAPAMVANIQADLELEDGCVNIKGKTNESVGFVGRQEGIAVTAVALLLRA, encoded by the coding sequence ATGACAATCCCCTTTCGTGTTGGACAAGGTTTTGATGTGCATGTGCTGTGTGAAGGCCGGCCTTTGATTCTGGGGGGGGTCACCATTCCTCATACCCACGGTTTGCTGGGGCATTCGGATGCCGATGCCTTGCTGCATGCCATTACCGATGCCATCCTGGGGGCCGCAGGCCTGGGCGATATCGGACGTCACTTCCCGGATACCGACCCGCGCTATAAAGGAGCAGATAGCCGGGTCTTGCTGCGCCATGCCTTCGAGCAGGTGCGCCATGCCGGTTGGAAGGTCGGCAATGTGGATGCCACCATTCATGCCCAGAAACCCAAGATTGCGCCGCATGCGCCGGCGATGGTCGCCAATATACAGGCCGATCTGGAGCTGGAGGACGGTTGCGTGAATATCAAGGGCAAGACAAACGAATCAGTGGGCTTTGTCGGACGTCAGGAAGGCATTGCCGTCACGGCGGTAGCCCTGCTGCTGAGGGCTTGA